DNA from Flavobacteriales bacterium:
AGGCGACCGGAGCGGACAGCTGGAGAAGGCGCGGCGGGCCGGTGATGCCATGGCCGCCCGGCTCAACGGCGCCAAGCGCAGCGAGGCGCAGATCATCAGCCTGCAGGATGATGCCGGCCTGACCCTCGCGCTCGCGGAGGGCGCCGCGCTGGGGTCCTACGCCTTCCGCAAATACAAGACCGAGGCCCAAGGGGCGCCTACGCTGGAGAAGCTCACCGTGGTGGCCAAGGAGGTCTCGGCCGCTGAAGTAGAGGAGCTCGCCGGCCTATGCGATGCCGTCTTCACCGCCCGCGACCTGGTGAACGAGCCGGTGAGCTTCCTGAACGCCAAGCAGCTGGCCGCCGAGCTCCGCAACCTCAGCCGCAACAGCGGCTTCAAGGTGCAGGTGCTGGGCCGGGAACAGATCGAGGCCATGGGCATGGGCGGCCTCATCGCGGTGAACAAGGGCAGCGTGGACGAGCCCACGTTCAGCATCCTCGAATGGAAACCGAAGGCCCCGGTGAACAAGAAGCCGGTGCTGCTCGTGGGCAAGGGCGTGGTGTATGATACCGGCGGACTCAGCCTGAAGCCCACCCCGAACAGCATGGACCAGATGAAATGCGACATGGCTGGCGCCGGTGCGGTGGCCTGCGCCATTGCCGCTGCGGCCCGGCAGGAGCTGCCGGTGCATGTGGTCGGGCTCATCCCTGCAACCGACAACCGCCCCGGCGGCAACGCCTATGCGCCCGGCGATGTCATCCGAATGCACAACGGCCTCACCGTTGAGGTGATGAATACCGATGCCGAGGGACGGCTGATCCTGGCCGATGCACTCAGCTACGGCGAGCGCTACCAGCCCGAGCTCGTGATGACCCTTGCCACCCTGACCGGCGCCGCCATGCGCGCCATCGGCACCTATGGCAGCGCG
Protein-coding regions in this window:
- a CDS encoding leucyl aminopeptidase, whose amino-acid sequence is MIDLAKGSRPAAARDTLVVLDEPAQLRNLDLERADRQYLAEQLKGDPALAVCDISGRLVMAHLAAKGDRSGQLEKARRAGDAMAARLNGAKRSEAQIISLQDDAGLTLALAEGAALGSYAFRKYKTEAQGAPTLEKLTVVAKEVSAAEVEELAGLCDAVFTARDLVNEPVSFLNAKQLAAELRNLSRNSGFKVQVLGREQIEAMGMGGLIAVNKGSVDEPTFSILEWKPKAPVNKKPVLLVGKGVVYDTGGLSLKPTPNSMDQMKCDMAGAGAVACAIAAAARQELPVHVVGLIPATDNRPGGNAYAPGDVIRMHNGLTVEVMNTDAEGRLILADALSYGERYQPELVMTLATLTGAAMRAIGTYGSAVMGTAPDTAFHRLEAAADAVYERVARLPFWEEYGEEIKSDVADIKNLGSDLAGAQTAGKFLARFTTHPYIHIDIAGPAFLTRKDGYRTKGGTGVGVRLLYEFLKQRANA